In Deinococcus puniceus, one genomic interval encodes:
- a CDS encoding ABC transporter substrate-binding protein, producing MTSTYKKALLTAALIAASTAGAQKTELEFWTISLAPLFNDEMNRLVSQFEKENPTVNLKWVDVPANAIEQKLLAAVASGRPPAAVNLSSDMAVKLVQQGALETLTLSDAQKKSYFPSPLSTFTFEGKNMGLPWYWAPKVVAYNTDIFRKAGLDPANPPRTIQTLIAAAKQIKDKTGMYGFMPNINNINMLFMFQEAGLPIFDKSGSKAVFNSPEHVKLLQTYVDLYKGGYIPEDTMRRGFVAATELYSSGKLAMLITGPQFILRVENDNKAIYDLTKVAPYPINIAGNVIHTPLMGFTVPKGVKDKALSQKLALFLTNDVNQLQFSKVTKTTFPSTVKASTDKFFKQGGTNAVDQGKLVSSTELKKAKDLTLVYPDASKLNKVFKDNVEAAMAGQKSAKQALDDIVKAWNASL from the coding sequence ATGACATCCACCTACAAAAAAGCCCTGCTGACCGCCGCCCTGATTGCCGCTTCCACCGCAGGCGCACAGAAGACCGAGTTGGAATTCTGGACGATCAGCCTCGCGCCATTGTTTAACGATGAGATGAACCGTCTGGTGTCGCAGTTCGAGAAGGAAAACCCGACGGTGAACCTGAAATGGGTGGATGTGCCCGCCAACGCCATCGAGCAGAAATTGCTGGCTGCCGTCGCTTCGGGCCGCCCGCCTGCCGCCGTGAACCTCAGCAGCGATATGGCCGTGAAGTTGGTCCAACAAGGCGCACTGGAAACCCTGACGCTGAGCGACGCACAGAAAAAGAGCTATTTCCCCAGCCCGCTCAGCACCTTTACCTTCGAGGGCAAAAACATGGGCCTGCCGTGGTACTGGGCTCCCAAAGTCGTGGCCTACAACACCGACATTTTCCGCAAGGCTGGCCTAGACCCCGCCAACCCGCCCCGCACCATTCAGACGCTGATCGCGGCGGCCAAGCAGATCAAAGACAAGACCGGTATGTACGGCTTCATGCCCAACATCAACAACATCAACATGCTGTTCATGTTTCAGGAAGCGGGCCTTCCCATCTTTGACAAGAGCGGCAGCAAGGCTGTGTTTAATAGCCCCGAGCATGTAAAACTGCTGCAAACTTATGTAGACCTGTACAAAGGTGGCTACATTCCCGAAGACACCATGCGCCGGGGCTTCGTGGCTGCTACCGAGCTGTATTCCAGCGGAAAACTGGCAATGTTGATTACAGGGCCGCAGTTTATCCTCCGGGTAGAAAATGACAATAAAGCCATTTATGACCTGACCAAAGTCGCGCCCTATCCCATCAACATTGCTGGAAACGTGATTCATACGCCGCTGATGGGCTTTACCGTACCCAAAGGTGTGAAGGACAAGGCGCTGTCGCAGAAGCTGGCACTGTTCCTGACCAACGATGTGAACCAGTTGCAATTCAGCAAGGTCACCAAGACCACCTTCCCCAGCACCGTGAAGGCCAGCACCGACAAATTCTTTAAGCAGGGCGGAACCAATGCTGTCGATCAGGGCAAACTGGTGAGCAGCACCGAACTGAAAAAGGCCAAAGACCTGACATTGGTGTACCCGGATGCCAGCAAACTGAACAAAGTATTTAAGGACAACGTGGAAGCGGCAATGGCAGGCCAGAAGAGTGCCAAGCAGGCACTTGATGACATTGTGAAGGCTTGGAACGCGAGCCTGTAA
- a CDS encoding beta-N-acetylhexosaminidase produces the protein MQPKTRLATRLGAALLLSLLLPGVADAAPLQLSPVPDARALAPHGTLVPTPKQASFPAGTLPLSGLGVRVVGNAPELAWAVRDLRAEWKTRLGAELPDSGKVLVTVGTVADTGLAAKVKAAGLTAAGAEGYALWVEAGGAYVVGADARGAYLGAQTLRQLLTADGLKFARISDAPALSQRIAMIYLDQYSAAINNKLIPMLAALKYNRVLVMSNYVQWDTAKSGGFAHPGGASKAEAVRVAALARSYGLEPIPLLETLGHVGWMFYGGKNMDLRQDTESQNPWAYDTLNPATYSRVILPILKEAVEVFQPKVIHIGHDEVRNRDRFPARENGKAVGFEKLFVDDVVKLHGFLKEQSVGTMMWHDTAFADSVIATLPAQLPKDIQVAYWNYAPGNSFGLLERIKALGFPVLGASWAEVGNAEGYAKVAALVGASGMIQTRWTGYFGNPSIWDGAADQGVPFVRAANAFWNPAAGSVPNAEGIYRATYQPEAYRATSGMVVNLAPLVTRSLTDDDEKGWILKGADIDLRNLKTGVNRFGAYKFDVSGAVMLKGSRPAAKDLPERVTLELGRKATSIAFLHTTGWPAATAREVIGRYEVRYADGSLINQPLEYGRHIRAWTDTLTTSMIPAPAWAGQTKDGLEVAVPVLDWVNPKPDKVISSVTVVSEGKNANLTLIGLTLIGEGK, from the coding sequence ATGCAACCAAAAACACGACTGGCAACACGGTTGGGCGCGGCCCTCCTGCTGAGTTTGCTCCTGCCCGGAGTTGCCGACGCCGCCCCACTCCAACTCTCCCCCGTTCCCGATGCCCGCGCCCTTGCGCCGCATGGAACGCTGGTGCCTACGCCCAAGCAGGCCAGTTTCCCTGCGGGAACGTTGCCGCTCTCGGGCTTGGGCGTGCGCGTGGTGGGCAATGCCCCTGAATTGGCTTGGGCCGTGCGTGACCTACGGGCCGAGTGGAAAACGCGGCTGGGCGCAGAGTTGCCAGATTCAGGCAAGGTGCTGGTGACGGTGGGCACGGTGGCCGATACGGGCTTGGCGGCCAAAGTGAAGGCGGCGGGCCTGACGGCGGCGGGCGCGGAAGGCTACGCGCTGTGGGTGGAAGCAGGCGGCGCGTATGTGGTCGGCGCAGACGCACGCGGGGCGTATCTGGGGGCGCAAACGCTCCGGCAACTGCTCACGGCAGACGGCCTCAAGTTTGCCCGCATCAGCGACGCGCCCGCTCTGTCTCAGCGCATTGCCATGATTTACCTCGATCAGTACAGCGCCGCCATCAACAACAAACTGATTCCTATGCTAGCCGCGCTGAAATACAACCGCGTGCTGGTCATGAGCAATTACGTGCAGTGGGACACGGCCAAATCGGGCGGCTTCGCTCATCCCGGCGGGGCCAGCAAGGCAGAGGCGGTGCGGGTGGCGGCGTTGGCCCGCTCCTACGGCCTTGAACCCATTCCGCTGTTAGAAACGCTGGGGCACGTGGGCTGGATGTTCTACGGCGGCAAAAACATGGACTTGCGCCAAGACACCGAAAGCCAGAATCCTTGGGCCTACGACACCCTGAATCCGGCCACCTATTCGCGGGTCATCCTGCCGATTTTGAAGGAAGCGGTGGAAGTGTTTCAGCCCAAGGTCATTCATATCGGGCACGACGAGGTGAGGAACCGTGACCGCTTTCCGGCCCGCGAAAACGGCAAGGCAGTGGGCTTCGAGAAACTGTTTGTAGACGACGTAGTGAAGCTACACGGCTTTCTGAAAGAGCAGAGTGTGGGCACGATGATGTGGCACGACACCGCGTTTGCCGACTCCGTGATTGCCACGCTGCCCGCGCAGTTGCCCAAAGATATTCAGGTGGCCTACTGGAACTACGCTCCCGGCAACAGCTTTGGCCTGCTGGAACGCATCAAGGCGCTGGGATTTCCGGTGCTGGGCGCGTCTTGGGCCGAGGTAGGCAACGCGGAAGGCTACGCCAAAGTGGCCGCGCTGGTGGGCGCGTCCGGCATGATCCAGACGCGCTGGACAGGCTATTTTGGCAACCCCAGCATCTGGGACGGGGCGGCAGATCAGGGCGTGCCGTTCGTGCGGGCGGCCAACGCCTTCTGGAACCCGGCGGCGGGGAGCGTGCCCAACGCTGAGGGCATTTACCGCGCCACCTACCAACCAGAAGCATACCGGGCCACATCGGGCATGGTGGTGAATCTGGCCCCGCTGGTCACGCGTTCGCTGACTGACGACGATGAAAAAGGCTGGATTTTGAAGGGTGCGGACATAGATTTGCGGAATCTAAAAACAGGTGTCAACCGCTTCGGCGCATACAAATTCGACGTGTCTGGTGCGGTGATGCTGAAAGGTTCTCGGCCCGCCGCCAAAGACTTGCCCGAACGGGTGACGCTGGAACTGGGGCGCAAGGCCACGTCCATTGCCTTCCTGCACACGACTGGCTGGCCCGCCGCCACCGCCCGCGAGGTCATCGGGCGCTACGAGGTGCGTTACGCCGATGGCAGCCTGATCAATCAGCCATTGGAATACGGGCGGCACATCCGGGCTTGGACAGACACGCTGACTACCTCCATGATTCCGGCCCCGGCGTGGGCGGGTCAGACCAAAGACGGTCTAGAGGTCGCTGTGCCCGTGCTGGACTGGGTGAACCCCAAGCCCGACAAGGTGATTTCTTCGGTGACGGTGGTGAGTGAGGGCAAAAACGCCAACCTGACGCTGATCGGGCTGACGTTGATCGGGGAAGGGAAATAA
- a CDS encoding NUDIX hydrolase, giving the protein MADYHCFPLWETGGDNLDPATLGLPNTLTARLEAWADAFDSTLNMSDPMSPLPMRANFLGAGENEDAAFEREGHALWWALRAALPGRKLSYFSTLLGRVIDAGDDELLDLLNDSGAVSGVLWRSVSDGVKGVRGVNAFFRNSAGQLLFPRRAAHKTRWPGALDFSVGGYTLAGESLDDSFVREAREELNVDVGEFGWRVMADLSPFSTGISCFMRIYEVSIDTLPHLNPDDFSGAEWLTPEQLRKRAAAGEKLKPDLPNVIDLVYAKQ; this is encoded by the coding sequence ATGGCCGACTACCACTGTTTTCCGCTGTGGGAGACAGGTGGAGACAACCTAGACCCGGCCACACTGGGCTTGCCGAACACACTGACAGCGCGGCTAGAAGCGTGGGCCGACGCCTTCGATTCCACGCTGAATATGAGTGACCCTATGTCACCCCTACCGATGCGGGCCAACTTTTTGGGGGCGGGCGAGAACGAAGACGCCGCCTTCGAGCGCGAGGGCCATGCGCTGTGGTGGGCGTTGCGGGCAGCCTTGCCGGGGCGCAAGCTGAGCTATTTCAGTACGTTGCTGGGACGCGTGATTGACGCTGGCGACGATGAATTGCTTGATCTGCTGAACGATTCCGGAGCGGTGTCGGGCGTGCTGTGGCGCTCGGTCTCGGACGGCGTGAAGGGCGTGCGGGGCGTCAATGCCTTCTTCCGAAATAGTGCTGGCCAACTGCTGTTTCCGCGTCGTGCAGCACACAAAACGCGCTGGCCGGGAGCGCTAGATTTCAGCGTGGGCGGTTACACGCTAGCGGGCGAATCGTTGGACGACTCGTTTGTACGTGAAGCCCGCGAGGAACTGAATGTGGATGTTGGGGAGTTTGGCTGGCGGGTGATGGCCGATCTTTCGCCGTTTAGCACAGGCATAAGCTGCTTTATGCGGATTTACGAGGTGAGTATAGACACCCTGCCTCATCTGAATCCCGACGATTTCAGCGGGGCAGAATGGCTGACACCAGAGCAACTGCGGAAGCGAGCGGCCGCAGGCGAAAAACTCAAGCCCGATCTCCCGAATGTCATCGACCTTGTGTATGCCAAGCAGTAA
- the argC gene encoding N-acetyl-gamma-glutamyl-phosphate reductase, with amino-acid sequence MASSDQGNNVLSVAIVGGSGYAGGEFLRLALGHPHLKVTQVTSERSAGQPVALVHPNLRGRTNLKFRKAAELKEADIIVLALPHGSAAGRIAEFEGKGRVIVDLSADFRLKDPEVFQQAYGEAHPAPDLLGQWVYGNPELRREELRGATRIACAGCFATSVILALYPLLKLGVLLPKDIIATGLVGSSAAGASSSDASHHPERAGSLRVYKPVGHRHTAEVQQELPGHFPIHLTAISTPRVRGILSTIQAWIPDGYSDRDVWSAYREVYAAEPFIRIVKVARGIHRYPDPMLLDGTNYCDLGFEMDMDSGRVVLMSAIDNLVKGTAGHAIQCLNIAHGWEETAGLEFAGLHPA; translated from the coding sequence ATGGCTTCATCTGATCAGGGCAACAACGTTCTCAGCGTGGCAATCGTGGGCGGCAGCGGGTATGCGGGCGGGGAATTCCTTCGACTGGCGCTGGGGCATCCTCACCTGAAAGTGACACAGGTCACCAGTGAGCGCAGCGCGGGGCAGCCTGTGGCGCTGGTGCATCCCAATTTGCGCGGGCGCACCAACCTCAAGTTTCGCAAAGCCGCCGAACTGAAAGAAGCCGACATCATCGTGCTGGCCCTCCCACACGGCAGTGCAGCCGGACGTATCGCCGAATTTGAGGGCAAGGGCCGCGTGATCGTAGACCTTAGCGCCGACTTCCGACTCAAAGACCCCGAAGTGTTCCAGCAGGCGTATGGAGAAGCGCACCCAGCCCCCGACTTGCTGGGCCAGTGGGTGTACGGCAACCCCGAACTGCGCCGCGAGGAACTCCGGGGAGCCACGCGGATCGCCTGCGCGGGCTGCTTCGCCACGTCCGTAATTCTCGCGCTGTACCCGCTCCTTAAATTAGGCGTGCTGCTACCCAAAGACATCATCGCCACCGGACTGGTGGGCAGCAGCGCGGCGGGGGCCAGCAGTTCGGACGCCTCGCACCACCCGGAGCGGGCCGGAAGCTTGCGCGTGTACAAACCTGTGGGCCACCGCCACACCGCCGAAGTGCAGCAAGAACTCCCCGGCCATTTCCCCATTCACCTGACCGCCATCAGCACGCCCCGTGTGCGCGGCATTTTGTCCACCATTCAGGCGTGGATTCCCGACGGCTACAGTGACCGCGACGTGTGGAGCGCCTACCGCGAGGTCTACGCCGCCGAACCCTTCATCCGCATCGTGAAGGTGGCGCGCGGCATTCACCGTTACCCCGATCCCATGTTGCTGGACGGCACCAATTACTGTGATCTGGGCTTCGAGATGGACATGGATTCGGGCCGCGTGGTGCTGATGAGCGCCATAGACAATCTGGTGAAGGGCACGGCAGGACACGCTATTCAGTGCCTCAATATCGCGCATGGGTGGGAGGAAACGGCGGGGCTGGAATTCGCGGGACTGCATCCGGCGTAA
- a CDS encoding response regulator — translation MTPQLDPRLPASQPSTPIEILLVEDSEPDIILTQEAFAEAGVTNNLHVTRDGVEALEFLRRQGPYRLAPRPDVILLDINMPRMNGLEVLSVIKHDPNLMTIPTIMLTTSAADEDILRSYQAHAASYVVKPIEFDTFYAAIHALGRYMLSIVRSPGPG, via the coding sequence ATGACCCCCCAGCTCGATCCCAGACTCCCCGCGTCCCAGCCCAGCACCCCCATAGAAATTTTGCTGGTAGAAGACAGTGAACCGGACATTATCCTGACTCAGGAAGCTTTCGCCGAGGCGGGCGTCACCAACAACTTGCATGTCACCCGCGACGGCGTAGAGGCCCTCGAGTTCCTGCGCCGTCAGGGGCCATACCGCCTCGCGCCGCGTCCAGACGTTATTTTGCTGGACATCAACATGCCGCGTATGAACGGTCTGGAAGTCCTGTCGGTGATCAAACACGATCCCAATCTGATGACCATTCCCACCATCATGCTGACCACCAGCGCCGCTGATGAAGACATCTTGCGGTCTTATCAGGCGCACGCGGCCAGTTACGTCGTCAAACCCATCGAGTTCGATACGTTTTACGCGGCCATTCACGCGCTAGGCCGCTACATGCTGAGCATCGTGCGTTCGCCGGGGCCGGGGTAA
- the yjjX gene encoding inosine/xanthosine triphosphatase produces MRLVIVGSQNPAKVRPVQDVFGQLQPQAVVVGRDVPSGVPDQPLGEEETRWGAVNRAWAALKLAEAEQSADAWGIGLEGGVRLNADGNGWLFGMVAVAHSGKLETVRTAEMRLPPPVLARVQGGEELGSVMDDLLGTVDVKRGVGSVGVLTGGLADRADVWRMGLALALAPFLNAELYGSEQQTRPLSML; encoded by the coding sequence ATGAGACTGGTCATCGTGGGCAGCCAAAATCCGGCCAAAGTCCGGCCCGTGCAAGATGTGTTTGGGCAACTGCAACCGCAAGCCGTGGTGGTAGGCCGCGACGTTCCCAGCGGCGTGCCCGATCAACCTTTGGGCGAGGAAGAAACGCGGTGGGGAGCGGTGAACCGGGCGTGGGCGGCACTAAAACTGGCCGAAGCCGAGCAAAGCGCCGACGCTTGGGGAATCGGGCTGGAGGGCGGCGTGCGACTAAACGCCGACGGCAACGGCTGGCTGTTTGGCATGGTGGCGGTGGCCCACAGCGGCAAGCTGGAAACCGTGCGAACGGCGGAGATGCGCCTGCCGCCCCCGGTATTGGCTCGCGTGCAAGGGGGCGAGGAGCTGGGCAGCGTCATGGATGACCTGCTGGGTACCGTGGACGTGAAGCGCGGTGTGGGCAGCGTGGGCGTGCTGACGGGTGGGCTGGCAGACCGGGCCGACGTCTGGCGAATGGGGCTGGCTCTGGCCCTAGCCCCGTTTCTGAACGCAGAGTTATACGGTTCGGAACAGCAGACTCGGCCCCTCTCCATGCTTTAG
- a CDS encoding GNAT family N-acetyltransferase yields MTANEPAPSTEVHNNEAERRYELKLAGRVVGVAEYRPAGPSIMLTHTEIEEGHEGQGLGKILVRAALDDARARNVDVVPMCPFVAAFIREHAEYLDLVQPQQRGMFGL; encoded by the coding sequence ATGACCGCCAACGAACCTGCGCCGTCCACCGAAGTCCACAACAACGAAGCCGAGCGGCGCTATGAACTGAAATTGGCGGGCCGCGTCGTGGGTGTGGCCGAATACCGCCCCGCCGGGCCGTCCATTATGCTCACGCACACCGAAATAGAGGAAGGACACGAAGGCCAAGGCCTAGGCAAAATTCTGGTGCGGGCCGCGCTGGACGACGCACGGGCGCGCAACGTGGACGTGGTGCCGATGTGCCCCTTCGTCGCTGCATTTATCCGCGAGCATGCCGAATATCTGGACTTGGTACAGCCTCAGCAGCGGGGCATGTTTGGGCTGTAG
- a CDS encoding DUF1294 domain-containing protein: MNTLDLAVSVFVGWQLIWSLVAFIAIWHDKNLAAAHRWRISEDRLHSYEWWGGWLGSGLAQRLWRHKTYKESYQRVYKRAALMWLAACTLVLIVWIVSRLNA, from the coding sequence ATGAACACCCTAGATCTCGCCGTGAGTGTGTTTGTCGGGTGGCAGCTTATCTGGAGCTTGGTGGCCTTTATTGCTATCTGGCACGATAAAAACTTGGCTGCCGCCCACCGCTGGCGAATCTCGGAAGACCGCCTGCACAGCTACGAATGGTGGGGCGGGTGGCTGGGATCGGGGCTAGCACAGCGGCTCTGGCGGCACAAAACGTACAAGGAATCCTACCAGCGGGTGTACAAACGTGCGGCGCTGATGTGGCTGGCCGCCTGCACACTCGTACTTATCGTCTGGATAGTGTCTCGCCTGAACGCTTAA
- a CDS encoding [LysW]-aminoadipate kinase: MIVVKVGGSAGIDYDAVCADLAARWKTGERLILVHGGSGETNRVAEALGHPPKFVTSPSGYTSRFTDRQTLEIFEMVYCGKINKGIVERLQRLGVNAVGLSGLDGRIFEGRHKDSVRAVENGKVKVLRGDHTGTVEKVNTGLIDLLLNAGYLPVLTPPAASYEGVAINVDGDRAAAALAVALKADALLLLSNVPGLLRNYPDEASLIRAIPAADVESYLEFAQDRMKKKVLGAAEAVQGGVKRVIFGDARAGLPITAALEGAGTVVS, from the coding sequence ATGATTGTTGTGAAGGTCGGCGGGAGCGCCGGAATAGATTACGACGCCGTATGTGCAGACCTCGCCGCCCGCTGGAAGACCGGGGAGCGGCTGATTCTGGTGCATGGCGGCAGCGGCGAAACCAACCGGGTGGCCGAAGCCTTGGGCCATCCGCCCAAATTCGTGACCAGCCCCAGCGGCTACACCTCGCGCTTTACAGACCGCCAAACGCTCGAAATTTTTGAGATGGTGTACTGCGGCAAGATCAATAAAGGCATCGTGGAGCGGCTGCAACGTCTCGGCGTGAACGCGGTGGGCCTGAGCGGGCTGGATGGCCGGATTTTTGAGGGACGGCACAAGGACAGCGTGCGGGCCGTGGAAAACGGCAAAGTGAAGGTGCTGCGGGGGGATCATACCGGAACAGTGGAAAAGGTCAACACGGGCCTGATTGACCTGCTGCTGAACGCGGGCTACCTGCCGGTGCTGACGCCGCCCGCTGCCAGTTATGAAGGCGTGGCCATTAACGTAGACGGAGACCGCGCCGCCGCCGCCCTTGCCGTAGCCCTGAAAGCCGACGCACTGCTGCTGCTGAGCAACGTTCCCGGCCTGCTACGCAACTACCCCGACGAAGCCAGCCTGATCCGGGCCATTCCCGCCGCCGACGTGGAAAGCTACTTGGAGTTCGCCCAAGACCGCATGAAAAAGAAGGTACTGGGGGCTGCCGAAGCCGTACAGGGCGGAGTAAAGCGCGTAATTTTTGGCGACGCCCGCGCCGGACTGCCGATTACAGCGGCGCTGGAGGGGGCAGGAACGGTGGTGAGCTGA
- a CDS encoding S1C family serine protease — protein sequence MNKNLSLLALTGTLALGGFVGYGLNERSNAQVTPNSPTTVQTSVTTPSATTYDNGRARTEAEANTVQVVKQRQNGLVYIGVTEGADDSAEAQMRRRLQDQFGFPIPEGGEARTGTGSGFFVNAAGDIITNNHVVEGASEITIRLHGSKKTYKAKVVGRAPDFDLALIRAEGLPAGAIQPIPLGDSTKLDVGLKAIAMGAPFGLDFSVSEGIISSLERTAPVGTRQVYQQVIQTDAAINPGNSGGPLLNSAGDLIGVNTQILTGGIGQSAGVGFAIPVNTVTKLLPQLQAAGGKVVQTPSLGVGFTDLSALSDEDRQKAKLPAAGALIQQVYPNSPAAAAGLKGGTGNSLSLNTPGQAAEPLFTNGDIITAIDGQAITEGEDLRRLILGKRIGDSIKLTVQRDGNKRDVTVKLQPFTLPTTE from the coding sequence ATGAACAAAAACCTTTCCCTCTTGGCCCTCACCGGAACCCTTGCGCTGGGCGGGTTTGTCGGCTACGGCCTGAATGAACGCAGTAACGCGCAGGTGACGCCCAACAGCCCCACCACCGTTCAAACCTCTGTGACCACTCCTTCTGCCACCACCTACGACAATGGCCGCGCCCGCACCGAGGCCGAAGCCAACACCGTGCAAGTGGTCAAGCAGCGCCAGAACGGTCTGGTGTACATCGGCGTCACGGAAGGGGCTGACGACAGCGCCGAAGCCCAGATGCGCCGCCGCCTGCAAGACCAGTTCGGATTCCCCATTCCCGAAGGCGGCGAGGCACGCACCGGCACGGGCAGCGGCTTTTTCGTGAATGCGGCGGGCGATATCATCACCAACAATCACGTTGTGGAGGGAGCCAGCGAAATTACCATTCGGCTGCACGGCTCCAAGAAGACCTACAAAGCCAAAGTGGTGGGCCGCGCCCCCGATTTCGATCTGGCCCTTATCCGCGCCGAGGGGCTGCCCGCCGGAGCCATCCAACCGATTCCGCTGGGCGACAGCACCAAGCTGGACGTAGGCTTGAAAGCCATTGCGATGGGCGCACCGTTCGGGCTGGATTTTAGCGTGTCGGAGGGCATTATCAGCAGTCTGGAGCGCACGGCTCCGGTGGGCACCCGGCAGGTGTATCAGCAGGTCATTCAGACCGACGCGGCCATCAACCCCGGCAACTCCGGCGGCCCTCTCCTGAACAGCGCAGGTGACTTGATCGGCGTGAATACCCAAATCCTGACGGGTGGCATCGGCCAGAGCGCGGGCGTCGGCTTTGCGATTCCGGTGAATACTGTGACCAAGTTGTTGCCCCAGCTTCAGGCGGCAGGCGGCAAAGTGGTACAAACGCCCTCTCTGGGGGTCGGCTTCACCGATCTCAGCGCCCTGAGCGACGAAGACCGTCAAAAGGCCAAGTTGCCCGCTGCTGGCGCGTTGATTCAGCAGGTGTACCCCAACAGTCCCGCTGCCGCCGCCGGATTGAAGGGCGGAACGGGCAACAGCCTGAGCCTGAACACTCCCGGACAAGCTGCAGAACCCCTCTTTACAAACGGAGACATCATCACCGCCATAGACGGCCAAGCGATCACTGAAGGCGAAGATTTGCGCCGTCTGATCTTGGGCAAACGCATCGGGGACAGCATCAAGCTGACCGTGCAGCGTGACGGCAACAAACGGGATGTGACCGTAAAATTGCAACCCTTCACGCTGCCTACCACCGAGTAA
- a CDS encoding ABC transporter substrate-binding protein: MKKVLFKNVLLTAALATLSSAGAATLVFGANGDPVSLESANITDGISILVQRQIYDTLVDFKNGTTDPVPGLATSWKSNANATQWTFNLRRNVRFHDGTPMNADAVIFNLSRWWDKAHPFGFRDQGRTFEIVGELLGGYKGDPTAVIKNIVKVDAYTVRVDLNKSSSVFPNVIGSGYFGIASPTAIRKDGAKYGTPASKAVGTGPFIFQSWRTGDRVVLLPNKLYWGEKAKVDQLVIRSIKDASQRLNELKAGTIDFTNDLTPDALRNIQNDKNLVAVKRPSFNVGFVSLNNRNEFLKNAKVREAISMAINKKEIAEAFWNGLGISNASFVPPVLAWANSTKVPTDYKFDPAAAKKMLADAGYPNGFSIDLWYMPVSRPYFPTPKPIAEAIAADLSAIGVKVNLKTQDWAKYLEDRNKEPGFDMYMIGWTGDYGDPDNFYSAYYGPNASDDINWNPPELQKLLEQGRAATTQAEKAKAYSQIHEITYNAKYRIPMVHSNPLSAARTYLKGWVPSPLGSEAYNTISLVGKK; this comes from the coding sequence ATGAAGAAAGTACTCTTTAAGAACGTGCTTCTGACCGCAGCTCTGGCCACCCTCTCCTCCGCCGGAGCCGCCACCTTGGTCTTCGGGGCCAACGGCGATCCCGTGTCGCTGGAAAGCGCCAACATCACCGACGGCATCAGCATTCTGGTGCAGCGCCAGATTTACGACACCCTCGTCGACTTCAAGAACGGCACCACCGACCCCGTGCCCGGCCTCGCCACCTCTTGGAAGAGCAATGCCAACGCGACCCAGTGGACGTTTAACCTGCGCCGCAACGTGCGGTTCCATGACGGCACCCCCATGAACGCCGACGCCGTGATCTTCAACCTCAGCCGTTGGTGGGACAAGGCGCACCCCTTCGGCTTCCGCGATCAGGGCCGCACCTTCGAAATTGTGGGCGAACTTTTGGGCGGCTACAAGGGTGACCCCACCGCCGTCATCAAGAACATCGTGAAGGTCGACGCCTACACCGTGCGCGTGGATCTGAACAAGTCCAGCAGCGTGTTCCCCAACGTGATCGGCAGCGGCTACTTCGGTATCGCCAGCCCCACCGCCATTCGCAAGGACGGCGCGAAGTACGGCACGCCTGCCAGCAAAGCCGTCGGCACCGGCCCCTTCATCTTCCAAAGCTGGCGCACGGGTGACCGCGTGGTCTTGCTGCCCAACAAGCTGTACTGGGGCGAAAAAGCCAAGGTGGATCAACTCGTCATCCGCTCTATCAAAGACGCTTCTCAGCGCCTGAACGAGCTGAAGGCCGGAACCATCGACTTTACCAACGACCTGACGCCCGACGCCCTGCGCAACATTCAGAACGACAAGAATCTGGTGGCCGTCAAGCGCCCCAGCTTCAACGTCGGCTTCGTCAGCCTCAACAACCGCAACGAGTTCCTCAAGAACGCCAAGGTTCGTGAAGCCATCAGCATGGCGATCAACAAGAAAGAAATCGCTGAAGCGTTCTGGAACGGCCTCGGCATCAGCAACGCCAGCTTCGTGCCGCCTGTACTGGCGTGGGCCAACAGCACCAAAGTGCCCACCGACTACAAGTTCGACCCCGCCGCCGCCAAGAAGATGCTGGCCGACGCAGGTTACCCCAACGGGTTCTCCATCGACCTGTGGTACATGCCCGTCAGCCGTCCGTACTTCCCCACGCCCAAGCCGATTGCCGAAGCCATTGCCGCCGACCTCAGCGCCATCGGCGTGAAGGTGAACCTGAAAACGCAGGACTGGGCCAAGTACCTCGAAGACCGCAACAAGGAACCCGGCTTCGATATGTACATGATCGGCTGGACGGGCGACTACGGCGACCCCGACAACTTCTACAGCGCCTACTACGGCCCCAACGCCTCCGATGACATCAACTGGAACCCACCCGAACTTCAGAAGTTGCTGGAGCAGGGCCGCGCCGCCACCACGCAGGCCGAGAAAGCCAAGGCCTACTCGCAGATTCACGAAATCACCTACAACGCCAAGTACCGCATTCCGATGGTGCACAGCAACCCGCTGTCGGCGGCCCGCACCTACCTGAAAGGCTGGGTTCCTAGCCCACTGGGCAGCGAAGCCTACAACACGATTTCGTTGGTGGGCAAGAAATAA